Proteins encoded within one genomic window of Rhododendron vialii isolate Sample 1 chromosome 1a, ASM3025357v1:
- the LOC131327813 gene encoding receptor-like protein Cf-9, translating to MGALTWLFQFLLYFLQYQVSASFIGCPRRDQVSASSSSPLSSFASSAHPLCRPDQRSALLQFKHMFTLNNDASSECFDSAIPSYPKTLSWDEKATDCCNWDGITCDGLTGHVVGIDLSCSQLYGTIHPNSSLFLLSHLQRLNLANNYFNKSRISVAFGNFASLTHLNLSFSAFSGSIPSELSLLPKLILLDLSNDDYSRLRIEPLHFKILLKNLTQIQELILVGVNISSGLPESLTNLSSLTALDLSSTGLQGYLPESIFDLPNLQRLVLYGNNDLDINLPKSTWRSGSSLRELDLSYTNLSGKLPDSIGYLNSLNFLILDGCKLQGSIPKSLGNLTQLTLLQLSNNHFSIARNQLSGPIPFNLSGLQNLEVLHLYGNSLSGAIPPLLFTLPSLEDLVLSSNRLTGQIPEFQHDLPLRFIYLNDNKLRGSIPQSISTLVNLTKLSLSSNDLSGVLDLQILKNVEYLSVSNTNLMVVARSNVNNTLPNLRYFYMSTCNIEVFPYFLRALENLEVLDLSNNRIYGQIPKWVGLIGKASLRYLNLSHKRHKATSLGETRYS from the exons ATGGGGGCATTAACTTGGCTATTTCAATTCCTTCTCTATTTCTTGCAATATCAAGTTTCTGCTTCTTTTATCGGATGTCCTCGAAGGGACCAAGTTTCTGCTTCTTCATCATcacctctttcttcttttgcttcttctgcACACCCCTTGTGCCGTCCTGATCAGAGGTCCGCACTACTGCAATTTAAGCATATGTTTACTCTAAACAACGATGCTTCATCCGAATGTTTTGATTCTGCTATTCCTTCATATCCAAAGACCCTATCTTGGGATGAGAAAGCAACTGATTGTTGCAATTGGGATGGTATCACGTGCGATGGGTTGACTGGTCATGTGGTCGGGATTGATCTCAGTTGTAGCCAGCTCTATGGTACAATCCATCCCAATAGCAGCCTTTTCCTGCTTTCTCACCTACAACGGCTTAATCTGGCAAACAattacttcaacaaatctcgcATTTCAGTCGCATTTGGAAACTTTGCAAGTTTGACACATCTAAACCTATCATTTTCTGCCTTTTCAGGTTCGATCCCTTCTGAACTCTCCCTCCTGCCCAAACTAATTTTACTTGATCTTTCAAATGATGATTATTCTCGACTGAGAATTGAACCCCTCCATTTCAAAATTCTCCTAAAAAACCTGACCCAGATACAAGAACTCATCCTTGTTGGGGTAAATATATCTTCTGGTTTACCCGAGTCCTTGACGAATTTGTCTTCGTTAACAGCTTTAGACCTGTCATCGACCGGGTTGCAAGGGTACTTACCTGAAAGCATTTTCGACCTACCAAACTTGCAGAGGCTCGTTTTATATGGCAACAATGATCTTGATATCAATTTACCAAAATCAACTTGGCGTAGTGGTAGTTCTCTAAGGGAGTTGGATCTTTCTTATACGAATTTGTCTGGAAAATTACCTGACTCAATTGGCTATCTCAACTCTTTGAATTTCTTGATTCTCGACGGGTGCAAATTACAGGGTTCCATTCCTAAATCTCTAGGGAACCTTACGCAACTCACTCTGTTACAACTTTCCAACAACCATTTCAGTATTG CTCGTAATCAGCTCTCCGGTCCCATCCCCTTCAATTTAAGTGGTCTTCAAAACCTAGAAGTGCTCCACTTATATGGCAACTCTCTCAGTGGGGCAATACCTCCCTTGTTGTTTACTCTTCCATCATTGGAAGATTTAGTCTTGAGTTCTAATCGTTTAACTGGCCAAATTCCTGAGTTCCAACATGATTTACCATTGCGCTTCATTTACTTGAATGACAATAAACTTCGTGGCTCCATTCCACAGTCAATTTCAACTCTTGTAAATCTGACCAAGCTCTCGCTTTCATCAAATGATCTGAGTGGTGTTCTGGACCTACAAATACTCAAAAATGTTGAGTACCTTTCAGTTTCCAACACTAATCTAATGGTGGTCGCTAGAAGCAATGTCAACAATACCCTTCCCAATCTTAGGTATTTCTATATGTCAACTTGCAACATCGAGGTGttcccttatttcttaagagCCTTAGAGAATCTTGAAGTGCTAGATCTTTCTAACAATAGAATTTATGGACAAATTCCaaaatgggttgggttgatCGGAAAAGCTTCACTGCGGTATTTGAATCTTTCTCACAAACGCCATAAAGCAACTTCCTTGGGAGAAACTAGATACTCTTGA